A genomic stretch from Hemibagrus wyckioides isolate EC202008001 linkage group LG02, SWU_Hwy_1.0, whole genome shotgun sequence includes:
- the atoh1b gene encoding protein atonal homolog 1b → MMANAELLTWSEAHVPKRPQDIPQSEHATLTRSDPRGWMSAHVRAPAAARPSQYARASPDVTPDTSPDPVAAVAPKEHSLGAAHRHRRVAANARERRRMHGLNRAFDRLRSVIPSLENDKKLSKYDTLQMAQIYIAELSELLEGVAARGTADASRARRCFQTPCAGYTVDAATTTTPSTAPVTEGHVLILSAPSAHFDPAKMELAAANGSDGESSHCSDAEDGHPGTQ, encoded by the coding sequence ATGATGGCCAATGCTGAACTTTTGACTTGGTCGGAAGCGCACGTGCCAAAGCGGCCGCAAGACATCCCCCAGTCCGAGCACGCGACGCTGACCCGCAGTGACCCGCGGGGCTGGATGAGTGCGCACGTGCGTGCCCCCGCCGCGGCCCGTCCCAGTCAGTACGCGCGCGCCTCGCCTGACGTCACTCCGGACACCTCGCCAGACCCTGTCGCCGCCGTTGCCCCTAAAGAGCACTCTTTGGGCGCCGCGCACAGGCACCGGCGCGTCGCGGCGAACGCGCGCGAGCGGCGGCGCATGCACGGCCTGAACCGCGCGTTCGACCGCCTGCGCAGCGTCATCCCGTCACTGGAGAACGACAAGAAGCTGTCCAAGTACGACACACTGCAGATGGCACAGATCTACATCGCCGAGCTTTCCGAACTACTCGAGGGCGTGGCGGCGCGTGGCACCGCGGACGCATCACGCGCGCGTCGGTGCTTCCAGACGCCTTGCGCCGGTTACACCGTGGACGCGGCTACGACGACTACACCGTCCACGGCCCCGGTGACCGAGGGACACGTGCTGATCCTGTCCGCGCCTTCGGCTCACTTTGATCCCGCAAAAATGGAGCTCGCGGCGGCCAACGGCAGCGACGGAGAGTCTTCTCACTGCAGTGACGCCGAGGACGGACATCCGGGAACTCAGTGA